The Cyprinus carpio isolate SPL01 chromosome B17, ASM1834038v1, whole genome shotgun sequence genome has a window encoding:
- the dhx32b gene encoding putative pre-mRNA-splicing factor ATP-dependent RNA helicase DHX32, which produces MEMELSTDVEKLSETSETQDIDTDDLLELNQFDGLPFSSRYYKLLRERKGLPVWGAKCEFMDSLMSSQIVIVTGTAKTGQSTQIPQWCAEFCLSAQYQNGMVVCTQIHQQSTVELALRVADEMDVNIGSEVGYSIPLQTCCSPDTVLRYCTDDVLLREMMSDPLLEQCGVVVIDQAHERTVSTDLLLGLLKDVLLARPELRLVILTASRSAEKLLRHYGSVPQIRLDGPQPCEVVYGSGRGGVKDYLCSALRLALEIHQNQKHGDIVTFLATEQEIECAHAILRREGANLAFSHGELVPVSLCPEQGDSPSVISEDSKSRRVFLTCSPSEDLFWAVHSIRFVIDAGVQKRYVYNPRIRANSIVIRPISKSQAESRKQLAGPTGKCFCLYQEDTSLPAESVPHILESDITSTVLFLKRMEIAGLSHCDFIDRPDPEGLMQALEELDYLAALDDDGNLSEIGIIMSEFPLEPQMAKTLLASCEFDCVSEVLTIAAMLTAPSSFLTPPVELRQKALLCHQRFQHAEGDHFTLINIFNAFKYAKEGPYSNVERWCEDHFLSLSALQTADAIRSELTEILKRLELPVSLPAFGSKSNSLNIKRALLAGFFMQVARDIDGSGNYFMLTHKHVAQIHPLSGYGTEMHKKNLPEWVLYHEHTLSENNCIRTVSQISAHEFIQMAPQYFFYNLPPSESKDLLQHIIDHGSAAPSKGKRKSQTPSSPASEEQSHERCTIQ; this is translated from the exons ATGGAGATGGAGCTATCAACAGATGTGGAGAAACTATCTGAAACCAGCGAAACTCAAGATATTGATACGGATGATCTGCTAGAGTTAAATCAGTTCGACGGACTCCCTTTTTCTTCAAGATATTACAAACTATTAAGAGAAAGAAAAGGTCTGCCGGTGTGGGGAGCGAAATGCGAGTTTATGGACAGTTTGATGAGCAGCCAGATTGTGATAGTTACTGGCACAGCTAAAACAGGACAAAGCACTCAG ATCCCTCAGTGGTGTGCAGAGTTTTGCCTGTCTGCGCAGTATCAGAACGGCATGGTAGTGTGCACTCAGATTCATCAACAGAGTACGGTGGAACTGGCCCTCCGTGTGGCTGATGAAATGGACGTCAACATCGGCAGTGAGGTTGGATACAGCATCCCACTTCAGACCTGCTGCTCCCCTGACACTGTACTGAG ATACTGCACAGATGATGTGTTGCTCCGGGAGATGATGTCGGACCCCCTCTTGGAGCAGTGTGGCGTGGTGGTCATTGATCAGGCCCACGAACGCACCGTCAGCACAGACCTGCTCCTCGGGCTGCTCAAAGACGTGCTCCTCGCACGGCCAGAGCTCAGGCTGGTCATCCTCACCGCCTCTCGCTCCGCTGAGAAACTGCTACGTCACTATGGAAGCGTTCCTCAGATCCGGCTGGATGGGCCGCAGCCGTGCGAGGTCGTGTACGGTAGTGGGAGAGGAGGTGTGAAGGATTACCTCTGCTCTGCTCTTAGACTGGCTCTGGAGATACATCAGAATCAAAAGCATGGAGACATTGTGACATTTCTGGCAACTGAGCAA GAGATTGAATGTGCCCATGCCATTTTGCGGAGAGAGGGTGCCAATCTTGCATTTTCTCATGGCGAGCTGGTGCCTGTGTCTCTGTGTCCTGAGCAAGGAGACAGTCCCTCAGTGATCTCTGAGGACAGCAAGAGTAGGAGAGTCTTCCTCACCTGCAGCCCCAGTGAAGACTTGTTCTGGGCCGTTCACAGCATTCGCTTTGTGATTGATGCTGGAGTGCAAAAAAGATAT GTGTACAATCCTAGAATCAGAGCCAATTCCATTGTTATTCGTCCTATCAGCAAGAGCCAAGCTGAGAGCCGCAAACAACTTGCAGGCCCAACAG GCAAGTGTTTCTGTTTGTATCAAGAGGACACATCACTTCCTGCTGAGAGCGTCCCTCATATTCTTGAGTCTGACATCACTTCCACTGTGCTCTTCCTGAAGCGCATGGAAATTGCTGGCCTGAGCCACTGCGACTTCATTGACAGACCAG ATCCAGAAGGCCTGATGCAAGCTTTAGAGGAACTTGACTATCTTGCTGCTTTGGATGATGACGGAAATCTGTCCGAGATTGGAATTATCATGTCAGAGTTTCCTCTGGAGCCACAGATGGCTAAGACTTTGCTTGCGTCTTGCGAATTTGACTGTGTGAGTGAAGTGCTGACCATCGCTGCCATGCTCACAG ctCCGAGCAGTTTCCTTACACCCCCAGTGGAACTGAGACAGAAGGCCTTACTGTGTCATCAGAGGTTCCAGCATGCAGAAGGAGACCACTTCACCCTTATTAACATCTTTAATGCTTTCAAATATGCTAAGGAAGGGCCAT ACTCTAATGTGGAACGATGGTGTGAAGACCATTTCCTCAGTCTGTCTGCTCTTCAGACGGCGGATGCGATACGCTCTGAGTTAACAGAAATCCTGAAACGGCTAGAGCTCCCAGTGTCTTTACCTGCCTTTGGCTCTAAAAGCAACAGCCTGAACATCAAACGTGCCCTACTAGCTGGCTTCTTCATGCAG GTGGCGAGGGACATTGACGGGTCAGGGAATTACTTCATGCTGACCCATAAACATGTGGCTCAGATCCACCCGCTGTCTGGCTACGGAACCGAGATGCACAAGAAGAACCTGCCAGAATGGGTTCTGTACCATGAGCACACGCTGTCAGAGAACAACTGCATCAGAACCGTCTCTCAGATCTCAGCACATGA GTTCATTCAGATGGCGCCGCAGTACTTCTTCTACAACCTGCCACCTAGCGAGAGTAAAGACCTACTGCAGCACATTATCGATCACGGTTCAGCTGCCCCATCTAAAGGCAAAAGAAAATCCCAGACCCCCAGCAGCCCTGCCAGTGAAGAGCAGAGCCATGAGCGCTGTACCATACAATGA
- the LOC109107043 gene encoding fibronectin type 3 and ankyrin repeat domains protein 1-like isoform X1: protein MDPAKYPEVTLVIGKVTHHSIELSWMNEENKPRKGPPECWTRFSVEQMDPKTHTYSTVYIGYGTHHLVEGLESSTSYNFRLRVTRASGECILSPVVSVFTTREPFSGKNLHQAVNREDEEELTTVLQSGMVDVDVYDKMGFTALMVAAQKGFTGLVDILVKHGADINKRDSTGKDSLMQACFAGHLNTVKYLRNCGSTWQSRDTDGCTPLHWAVDGGHLPVIKYIIQDGCEVDVMDKVSLWTPLMRVSAISGNAAVASILLQAGADVNVRDKAGKTPLMVAVLNNHVELVKLLLDSGADHHMKNEYGAGAADMAKAFGRQSIINLLDNISLEDSNRLTSAGQFCYGDKK from the exons ATGGACCCAG CAAAATATCCAGAGGTTACTCTTGTGATTGGGAAGGTCACTCACCACAGTATTGAGCTGAGTTGGATGAATGAAGAGAATAAACCTCGAAAAGGCCCTCCTGAATGCTGGACCCGCTTCTCTGTGGAGCAGATGgaccccaaaacacacacatacagcaccgTATACAT AGGGTACGGCACTCATCATCTTGTAGAGGGCTTGGAGTCCAGCACCTCCTATAATTTTAGGCTGAGGGTCACCAGAGCCTCAGGGGAGTGCATCCTCAGCCCTGTGGTCTCTGTCTTCACCACCC GAGAGCCTTTCAGTGGGAAGAACCTCCACCAGGCTGTGAacagggaggatgaggaggagctgACCACAGTTCTGCAGTCAGG AATGGTTGACGTGGATGTTTATGACAAAATGGGGTTCACCGCTCTCATGGTGGCAGCACAGAAAGGTTTCACTGG CTTAGTGGACATTTTAGTGAAGCATGGAGCTGATATTAACAAGAGAGACAGCACTGGAAAGGACAG TCTAATGCAGGCCTGTTTTGCTGGTCACCTGAACACAGTGAAGTATCTGCGTAACTGCGGCTCCACATGGCAGTCCCGAGACACGGACGGCTGCACGCCGCTCCACTGGGCTGTGGATGGAGGACACCTGCCTGTCATTAAATATATAATCCAGGATGGTTGTGAG GTGGATGTGATGGATAAAGTGTCTCTCTGGACTCCTCTCATGCGTGTGTCAGCCATCAGTGGAAACGCTGCGGTCGCCTCCATCCTCCTCCAGGCTGGAGCTGATGTAAACGTCCGTGACAAAGCTGGCAAGACACCACTAATG GTTGCTGTGCTGAATAACCATGTAGAGCTGGTGAAACTTCTGCTTGACAGTGGGGCAGATCACCACATGAAGAACGAG TATGGAGCAGGTGCAGCGGATATGGCAAAAGCATTTGGGAGACAG AGCATCATAAACTTGCTGGATAATATAAGCTTGGAAGATTCAAATCGACTGACATCAGCAGGACAGTTCTGTTATGGAGACAAGAAATGA
- the LOC109107043 gene encoding fibronectin type 3 and ankyrin repeat domains protein 1-like isoform X2, with protein MNEENKPRKGPPECWTRFSVEQMDPKTHTYSTVYIGYGTHHLVEGLESSTSYNFRLRVTRASGECILSPVVSVFTTREPFSGKNLHQAVNREDEEELTTVLQSGMVDVDVYDKMGFTALMVAAQKGFTGLVDILVKHGADINKRDSTGKDSLMQACFAGHLNTVKYLRNCGSTWQSRDTDGCTPLHWAVDGGHLPVIKYIIQDGCEVDVMDKVSLWTPLMRVSAISGNAAVASILLQAGADVNVRDKAGKTPLMVAVLNNHVELVKLLLDSGADHHMKNEYGAGAADMAKAFGRQSIINLLDNISLEDSNRLTSAGQFCYGDKK; from the exons ATGAATGAAGAGAATAAACCTCGAAAAGGCCCTCCTGAATGCTGGACCCGCTTCTCTGTGGAGCAGATGgaccccaaaacacacacatacagcaccgTATACAT AGGGTACGGCACTCATCATCTTGTAGAGGGCTTGGAGTCCAGCACCTCCTATAATTTTAGGCTGAGGGTCACCAGAGCCTCAGGGGAGTGCATCCTCAGCCCTGTGGTCTCTGTCTTCACCACCC GAGAGCCTTTCAGTGGGAAGAACCTCCACCAGGCTGTGAacagggaggatgaggaggagctgACCACAGTTCTGCAGTCAGG AATGGTTGACGTGGATGTTTATGACAAAATGGGGTTCACCGCTCTCATGGTGGCAGCACAGAAAGGTTTCACTGG CTTAGTGGACATTTTAGTGAAGCATGGAGCTGATATTAACAAGAGAGACAGCACTGGAAAGGACAG TCTAATGCAGGCCTGTTTTGCTGGTCACCTGAACACAGTGAAGTATCTGCGTAACTGCGGCTCCACATGGCAGTCCCGAGACACGGACGGCTGCACGCCGCTCCACTGGGCTGTGGATGGAGGACACCTGCCTGTCATTAAATATATAATCCAGGATGGTTGTGAG GTGGATGTGATGGATAAAGTGTCTCTCTGGACTCCTCTCATGCGTGTGTCAGCCATCAGTGGAAACGCTGCGGTCGCCTCCATCCTCCTCCAGGCTGGAGCTGATGTAAACGTCCGTGACAAAGCTGGCAAGACACCACTAATG GTTGCTGTGCTGAATAACCATGTAGAGCTGGTGAAACTTCTGCTTGACAGTGGGGCAGATCACCACATGAAGAACGAG TATGGAGCAGGTGCAGCGGATATGGCAAAAGCATTTGGGAGACAG AGCATCATAAACTTGCTGGATAATATAAGCTTGGAAGATTCAAATCGACTGACATCAGCAGGACAGTTCTGTTATGGAGACAAGAAATGA